A genomic region of Paramormyrops kingsleyae isolate MSU_618 chromosome 19, PKINGS_0.4, whole genome shotgun sequence contains the following coding sequences:
- the LOC111851562 gene encoding fasciculation and elongation protein zeta-2 isoform X2, which produces MAAPLAQFDEDWQDFNEFRPLSEPQSCLDAVNWNAGDVPGLLEDFPELEGGLSGDTGSFQSMEDLVNSFEEKLTVCFRNYNTNTENIAPVNPITEDSMLKDDEIWNALTGNYGNVMPVDWKTSHARSLHLPTLNLTEKGKSESVNLDLSDDEELREQLDMHSIIISCVTDEPLFTAEQVIEEIEEMMQESPDPEEEENPSQSDLSLLSQEGHSLQRSCTSSSYEERLKHMSVAELNELLEEVEMEIRQYSEELIQQLALRDELDFEKEVKNSFISVLIEVQNRQKEHRELLRKKRRLRGGGGHQGRAERAQAPGTYLTTVIPYEKKGGPPSVEDLQILTKILRAMREDSDKVPSLLTDYILKVLCPT; this is translated from the exons ATGGCGGCTCCGCTGGCGCAGTTTGACGAGGACTGGCAGGATTTCAACGAGTTCAGGCCGTTGTCGGAACCGCAGAGCTGTCTGGATGCGGTGAACTGGAACGCCGGCGATGTGCCGGGCCTGCTCGAGGACTTTCCGGAGCTCGAGGGCGGCCTCTCGGGCGATACGGGCAGCTTTCAGTCCATGGAGGATTTAGTGAACAGCTTCGAAGAGAAGCTCACCGTGTGTTTCCGAAACTACAACACGAACACCGAGAACATTGCCCCAGTGAACCCTATAACGGAGGACAGCATGCTGAAGGATGACGA GATCTGGAATGCACTGACTGGTAACTATGGCAACGTGATGCCAGTGGACTGGAAGACATCCCACGCTCGGTCCTTGCACCTCCCTACCCTCAACCTCACGGAAAAGGGG AAGTCGGAATCCGTGAACCTGGACCTGTCTGATGATGAGGAGTTGCGGGAGCAGCTGGACATGCACTCCATCATCATCTCCTGCGTCACCGACGAGCCCCTCTTCACTGCTGAGCAG GTGATTGAGGAGATCGAggagatgatgcaggagtctCCAGACCCCGAGGAGGAAGAGAACCCTTCTCAGTCAGACCTGTCCCTGCTCTCGCAAGAGGGTCACTCGCTCCAGAGGTCCTGTACGAGCAGCAGTTATGAGGAAC GACTGAAGCACATGTCAGTGGCGGAGCTGAACGAGCTCTTGGAGGAGGTGGAGATGGAGATCAGGCAGTACTCGGAGGAGCTGATCCAGCAGCTGGCGCTGCGGGACGAGCTGGACTTTGAGAAGGAGGTGAAGAACAGTTTCATCAGCGTGCTGATTGAGGTGCAGAACCGGCAGAAGGAGCATCGGGAGCTgctgaggaagaagaggaggctgcgtgggggagggggccacCAGGGCCGGGCAGAGAGAGCACAGGCACCGGGGACG TACCTGACCACCGTCATTCCCTATGAGAAGAAGGGGGGGCCTCCTTCAGTGGAAGATCTTCAGATTCTCACCAAGA TTCTGCGTGCCATGCGGGAGGACAGCGATAAGGTGCCGAGCCTCCTCACAGATTACATCCTCAAAG TTCTGTGTCCTACGTAG
- the LOC111851562 gene encoding fasciculation and elongation protein zeta-2 isoform X1: MAAPLAQFDEDWQDFNEFRPLSEPQSCLDAVNWNAGDVPGLLEDFPELEGGLSGDTGSFQSMEDLVNSFEEKLTVCFRNYNTNTENIAPVNPITEDSMLKDDEIWNALTGNYGNVMPVDWKTSHARSLHLPTLNLTEKGKSESVNLDLSDDEELREQLDMHSIIISCVTDEPLFTAEQVIEEIEEMMQESPDPEEEENPSQSDLSLLSQEGHSLQRSCTSSSYEERLKHMSVAELNELLEEVEMEIRQYSEELIQQLALRDELDFEKEVKNSFISVLIEVQNRQKEHRELLRKKRRLRGGGGHQGRAERAQAPGTRFSMEVLSTAIQNGFRHTFGSALGDKQYLTTVIPYEKKGGPPSVEDLQILTKILRAMREDSDKVPSLLTDYILKVLCPT, from the exons ATGGCGGCTCCGCTGGCGCAGTTTGACGAGGACTGGCAGGATTTCAACGAGTTCAGGCCGTTGTCGGAACCGCAGAGCTGTCTGGATGCGGTGAACTGGAACGCCGGCGATGTGCCGGGCCTGCTCGAGGACTTTCCGGAGCTCGAGGGCGGCCTCTCGGGCGATACGGGCAGCTTTCAGTCCATGGAGGATTTAGTGAACAGCTTCGAAGAGAAGCTCACCGTGTGTTTCCGAAACTACAACACGAACACCGAGAACATTGCCCCAGTGAACCCTATAACGGAGGACAGCATGCTGAAGGATGACGA GATCTGGAATGCACTGACTGGTAACTATGGCAACGTGATGCCAGTGGACTGGAAGACATCCCACGCTCGGTCCTTGCACCTCCCTACCCTCAACCTCACGGAAAAGGGG AAGTCGGAATCCGTGAACCTGGACCTGTCTGATGATGAGGAGTTGCGGGAGCAGCTGGACATGCACTCCATCATCATCTCCTGCGTCACCGACGAGCCCCTCTTCACTGCTGAGCAG GTGATTGAGGAGATCGAggagatgatgcaggagtctCCAGACCCCGAGGAGGAAGAGAACCCTTCTCAGTCAGACCTGTCCCTGCTCTCGCAAGAGGGTCACTCGCTCCAGAGGTCCTGTACGAGCAGCAGTTATGAGGAAC GACTGAAGCACATGTCAGTGGCGGAGCTGAACGAGCTCTTGGAGGAGGTGGAGATGGAGATCAGGCAGTACTCGGAGGAGCTGATCCAGCAGCTGGCGCTGCGGGACGAGCTGGACTTTGAGAAGGAGGTGAAGAACAGTTTCATCAGCGTGCTGATTGAGGTGCAGAACCGGCAGAAGGAGCATCGGGAGCTgctgaggaagaagaggaggctgcgtgggggagggggccacCAGGGCCGGGCAGAGAGAGCACAGGCACCGGGGACG CGCTTCAGCATGGAGGTCCTCTCCACCGCCATTCAGAATGGCTTCCGCCACACGTTCGGCAGCGCGCTCGGGGACAAACAG TACCTGACCACCGTCATTCCCTATGAGAAGAAGGGGGGGCCTCCTTCAGTGGAAGATCTTCAGATTCTCACCAAGA TTCTGCGTGCCATGCGGGAGGACAGCGATAAGGTGCCGAGCCTCCTCACAGATTACATCCTCAAAG TTCTGTGTCCTACGTAG
- the LOC111851543 gene encoding WD repeat-containing protein 26, producing MMQANGAGQGQDPELPCLSSAQNGGSHSNGLISSTGTGGTVGTNNGALAGAPSGAAAASSASVSGTEVGSSTKKKKRLSQSEEDVIRLIGQHLHGLGLNQTVDLLMQESGCRLEHPAATKFRNHVMDGEWDKAEHDLSELKALMLSPNAIVRMKFLLLQQKYLEYLEDGKVLEALQVLRGELTPLKYNTDRIHVLSGYLMCSHAEDLRAKAEWEGKGATSRCKLLDKLQTYLPPTVMLPPRRLQTLLRQAVELQRDRCLYHNTKLDSNLDSVSLLLDHVCSRKQFPCSTQQILTEHCNEVWFCKFSNDGTKLATGSKDTTVIIWQVDPETHQLKLLKTLEGHAYGVSYLAWSPDDTYLIACGPDDCSELWLWNVQTGELRTKMSQSHEDSLTSVAWNPDGKRYVTGGQRGQFYQCDLDGNLLDSWEGVRVQCLWCLGDGRTVLASDTHQRIRGYNFEDLTDRNIIQEDHPIMSFTVSKNGRLALLNVATQGVHLWDLQDRVLVRKYQGVTQGFYTIHSCFGGHNEDFIASGSEDHKVYIWHKRSELPIAELSGHTRTVNCVSWNPVLPGLMASASDDGTVRVWGPDPFDTQDLETFNENCSSMYS from the exons ATGATGCAGGCGAACGGGGCTGGACAGGGGCAGGACCCGGAGCTCCCCTGCTTGAGCAGCGCCCAGAACGGCGGGTCGCACTCCAACGGGCTCATTTCCAGCACCGGTACCGGGGGCACCGTTGGCACCAACAATGGGGCCCTGGCCGGAGCGCCTTCCGGGGCCGCCGCCGCCTCCAGCGCCTCGGTCTCCGGCACGGAGGTCGGATCTTCTACGAAAAAGAAGAAGCGGCTCTCCCAGTCGGAGGAGGATGTCATCCGGCTGATCGGACAGCACCTCCACGGACTGGGGCTCAA tCAGACTGTGGACCTGTTGATGCAGGAGTCAGGATGCAGACTGGAGCATCCCGCAGCCACCAAGTTCCGGAACCACGTGATGGATGGCGAGTGGGATAAG GCCGAGCACGACCTGAGTGAGCTCAAGGCGCTGATGCTTTCACCCAACGCCATCGTG CGCATGAAGTTCCTGCTGCTGCAGCAGAAGTacctggagtacctggaggatgGGAAGGTGCTGGAGGCCCTGCAGGTGCTGCGGGGGGAGCTGACGCCACTGAAGTACAACACCGACCGCATCCACGTGCTCAGCGG GTACCTGATGTGTAGCCACGCGGAGGACCTGCGTGCCAAGGCTGAGTGGGAGGGCAAGGGAGCAACCTCCCGCTGCAAGCTGCTGGACAAGCTGCAGA CCTACCTGCCCCCGACCGTGATGCTGCCCCCCCGCAGACTGCAGACTCTGCTGCGACAGGCGGTGGAGCTCCAGCGCGACCGCTGTCTCTACCACAACACCAAGCTGGACAGCAACCTGGACTCCGTATCTCTGCTGCTGGACCACGTCTGCAGTCG GAAACAGTTCCCCTGCTCCACCCAGCAGATTCTGACAGAGCACTGCAATGAGGTGTGGTTCTGCAAGTTCTCTAACGACGGTACCAAGTTGGCCACAGGATCCAAAGACACCACAGTTATTATATGGCAGGTTGACCCA GAAACCCACCAGTTGAAGTTGCTGAAGACCCTTGAAGGGCATGCCTATGGTGTCTCCTACCTGGCCTGGAGCCCGGACGATACCTACCTGATCGCCTGTGGTCCGGATGACTGCTCTGAGCTGTGGCTCTGGAACGTACAG ACCGGTGAGCTGAGGACAAAGATGAGTCAGTCTCACGAGGACAGCCTAACCAGCGTGGCCTGGAACCCAGATGGCAAGCGCTACGTCACAGGTGGCCAGAGAGGCCAGTTCTACCAGTGT GATTTGGACGGGAACTTGCTGGACTCGTGGGAGGGTGTCCGTGTCCAGTGTCTCTGGTGTCTCGGAGACGGGAGGACGGTCCTGGCTTCTGACACACACCAGCGTATCCGTGGATACAACTTCGAGGACCTGACAGACAGGAACAT CATCCAGGAGGACCATCCCATAATGTCTTTCACCGTTTCAAAGAACGGACGATTAGCTTTGTTAAATGTAGCAACTCAG GGAGTTCACCTGTGGGACCTGCAGGACCGCGTCCTGGTCAGAAAGTACCAAGGCGTGACGCAGGGATTCTACACCATCCACTCCTGCTTTGGGGGCCACAATGAAGACTTCATCGCCAGCGGGAGTGAAG ACCACAAGGTCTACATCTGGCACAAGCGCAGCGAGCTACCCATAGCCGAGCTGAGTGGACACACCCGCACGGTGAACTGTGTGAGCTGGAACCCAGTGCTGCCCGGCCTCATGGCCAGTGCCTCAGATGACGGCACCGTCAGGGTGTGGGGTCCGGACCCCTTCGACACGCAAGACTTGGAGACTTTCAACG AAAACTGCAGTAGCATGTATAGTTGA